Proteins co-encoded in one Streptomyces roseochromogenus subsp. oscitans DS 12.976 genomic window:
- a CDS encoding alkylmercury lyase family protein, with product MRVEMLTVPDCPNGPVLKERLALALAGRADVELTGHVVDGQAEAERRGMHGSPTLLVDGRDPFAAPGTAAGLSCRLYRGADGRVDGAPSVEALRQVLGTTATTGADQAVGRAGRGRLAPVERGLRAVQQAVLRSFATTGAPPAAAELESAAEPFGVRAAQVLAQLAAEDFLTLDGTGRIQAAYPFSATPTEHAVQIAGGATVWSMCAIDALGIPAMLGTDAIITSNDPVTGDPVRVEFTGGRATWQPATSVVYCGTRPGDGPAATVCCGYLRFFTARGTAEQWTGQHAGMSGAVLDQAEAERLGADIFGPLLAAPAP from the coding sequence ATGCGTGTGGAGATGCTGACCGTCCCGGACTGCCCGAACGGCCCGGTACTCAAGGAGCGGCTGGCGCTCGCCCTCGCCGGCCGTGCGGACGTGGAGCTGACCGGGCACGTGGTCGACGGCCAGGCCGAGGCCGAGCGCAGGGGCATGCACGGCTCGCCGACGCTGCTGGTCGACGGGCGCGATCCGTTCGCCGCTCCGGGCACCGCGGCCGGCCTGTCCTGCCGGCTCTACCGTGGAGCGGACGGCCGGGTCGACGGGGCGCCGTCCGTCGAGGCGCTGCGGCAGGTCCTCGGCACCACGGCCACCACGGGGGCGGACCAGGCTGTCGGCCGGGCCGGGCGGGGTCGTCTCGCGCCGGTCGAACGGGGCCTGCGGGCGGTGCAGCAGGCCGTCCTGCGTTCCTTCGCCACCACCGGCGCCCCGCCCGCGGCCGCCGAGTTGGAGTCGGCGGCCGAGCCCTTCGGCGTCCGCGCCGCCCAGGTGCTCGCCCAGCTGGCCGCCGAGGACTTCCTCACCCTGGACGGCACCGGTCGCATCCAGGCCGCGTACCCGTTCTCCGCTACCCCCACCGAGCACGCCGTGCAGATCGCCGGCGGCGCGACGGTGTGGTCGATGTGCGCGATCGACGCGCTCGGCATCCCCGCCATGCTGGGCACCGACGCCATCATCACCTCCAACGACCCAGTCACCGGCGACCCTGTCCGCGTGGAGTTCACCGGCGGAAGGGCCACCTGGCAGCCAGCCACCTCGGTGGTCTACTGCGGCACCCGCCCCGGCGACGGCCCGGCCGCCACAGTCTGCTGTGGCTACCTGCGCTTTTTCACCGCGCGCGGCACCGCGGAGCAGTGGACCGGACAGCACGCCGGCATGAGCGGCGCCGTCCTGGACCAAGCCGAGGCCGAGCGCTTGGGCGCAGACATCTTTGGCCCCCTGCTGGCCGCACCCGCACCGTGA
- a CDS encoding mercury transporter — MNPPQRHDPATRRGTAALLAAATAAIVCCAGPALIIAAASGALAAWLSNWSVTAAALLITGAVAWWLRRGRRSCRPPGRSQ, encoded by the coding sequence ATGAACCCGCCCCAACGCCACGACCCGGCCACCCGGAGAGGAACAGCGGCCCTGCTCGCGGCCGCCACGGCAGCCATCGTCTGCTGCGCGGGACCCGCCCTGATCATCGCCGCGGCCTCGGGCGCGCTCGCCGCCTGGCTCAGCAACTGGTCCGTCACCGCCGCCGCGCTGCTGATCACCGGGGCCGTGGCTTGGTGGCTACGACGCGGCCGGCGGTCCTGCCGCCCACCAGGTCGCTCTCAATGA